Proteins encoded in a region of the Tripterygium wilfordii isolate XIE 37 chromosome 21, ASM1340144v1, whole genome shotgun sequence genome:
- the LOC119989631 gene encoding protein C2-DOMAIN ABA-RELATED 11-like, whose product MGEDIGVLKVVVAQGKDLVIRDFRSSDPYVVMKLGDQTAKTKVINSCLNPVWNEELTLSLKEPVGVLSLEVFDKDRFKADDKMGHAHLSLQPVLSAARLGQILRVSSGETTLRKVVPDTENCLARESTISCVNGEVVQNVWLRLCSVESGEIELKIKLINPPGDA is encoded by the exons ATGGGTGAGGACATAGGGGTGCTAAAAGTAGTGGTGGCGCAAGGGAAAGATCTTGTTATCCGGGATTTCAGGAGCAGCGATCCTTATGTTGTGATGAAGCTAGGTGATCAG ACGGCAAAGACTAAGGTTATCAACAGTTGCCTTAATCCAGTCTGGAATGAAGAGCTAACTCTCTCCCTCAAAGAACCTGTTGGAGTTCTAAGTTTG GAAGTGTTCGATAAAGATCGTTTCAAAGCAGATGACAAGATGGGGCATGCTCACCTTAGCCTTCAACCAGTTCTCTCAGCAGCTAGACTTGGGCAGATTCTACGAGTATCCTCTGGCGAGACAACGTTAAGGAAGGTTGTCCCGGACACTGAGAACTGTCTTGCAAGGGAAAGCACTATTAGTTGTGTAAATGGTGAGGTGGTGCAGAATGTTTGGTTAAGGCTCTGCTCAGTTGAATCTGGGGAGATAGAACTGAAGATAAAGCTAATCAATCCTCCTGGAGATGCTTAA